From the Micromonospora echinospora genome, the window CCCGGCGCAGGCCGAGCGCGGCGTCCGGCTGCGGGTCGTCCACGCCGATGCCGTTGGGGCGGGGCGTGCCGACCGGCAGTCCGAGCCGGGAGGCGTGCCGGACCACGTCGTGGTTGGAGAGCACCCAGGTGGTCGGCGCGCCGACCGCGTCGGTGGCCTCCAGCGAGCGGGTGATCACCGCGTACTGGGCCGGGGCGGTCCAGGCGGCGAGCAGGTACTCGAAGTTGAACGCCTGGTGCATCTCGTCGGGCCGGACGTAGCGGGCCAGGCGCTCGGCCGGCTCCACCCACGCCTCGGCGACCAGGATCCGTTCGCCGTCGTAGCCGTCCAGCAGGCGACGCCAGTCGCGGTAGATGTCGTGCACCCCCTCCTGGTCCCACATCGGCGGGCGGGGCTTGTCGACCTCCTGGCCCGAGGAGAGGATCTCCTGCGGCTCCTGCCAGTTCGCCAGGTCGGCCTGCTTGACCAGGCCGTGCGCGACGTCGACCCGGAAACCGTCGACGCCCCGGTCCAGCCAGAACCGGAGCACGTCCAGGAACTCCGCCCGGACCTCGGGGTTGTCCCAGTTCAGGTCGGGCTGGGCGGTGTCGAACAGGTGGAGGTACCACTGTCCGTCGTCCACCCGGGTCCAGGCCGGACCGCCGAAGGTGCTCTGCCAGTCGTTCGGCGGCTGCGCGCCGTCCGGGCCGAGGCCGTCCCGGAAGACGTACCGCTGCCGTTCCGGGCTGCCCGGCGCGGCGGCCAGCGCCGCCCGGAACCAGGCGTGCGCCGACGAGGTGTGGTTGGGAACCAGGTCGACGATCACCCGCATCCCGCGGGCGTGCGCGTCGGCGATCAACCGGTCCGCGTCGGCGAGCGTGCCGAAGAGCGGTTCGACGTCCCGGTAGTCGGCCACGTCGTAGCCGGCGTCGGCCTGCGGCGACGGGTAGAACGGGGACAGCCAGACCGCGTCCACCCCGAGGTCGGCGAGGTGCCCGAGCCGGGCGGTGATGCCCGGCAGGTCACCGATGCCGTCGCCGTCGGAGTCGGCGAAGGAACGCGGGTAGATCTGGTAGATGACGGCTTCGGTCCACCAGCCGGTGGCCGGGCCACCGGCGGGTTCCTGCGGGTCGTGGGTGTTCAGGGCCTTCTCCCGAGTGTCGAGCCGGACGGGTTCCCACCGGCCGTCGCCACGCTGGCCGGCCGGGGCGGTCGAATCCGTTCAGTGTGCCCTCGGAGGGGCGGTGGAATCACGCACCACCAGACGAGTGGGGAGAATCACCGACGAGGCGGGCCGACCGGTCCCGGCGTCGCCGACGAGCGGGTCGAGCACGATCCGGGCGGCGAGCTGACCCTGCTCGGCGGCGGGTTGCGCCACCGTGCTGAGGCCGAGCACGACCGAGAGGTCGTGGTCGTCGATGCCGATGACGCTGACGTCCTGCGGCACCCGCAGCCCGGCCTCGCGGAGCGCGGCGATCGCGCCCATCGCCATCTCGTCGCAGGCGGCGAAGATCGCCGTCGGCGGGTCGCCCCGGCGGAGCAGCTCGACCGTGGCCTGGTTGCCGCCGTCGATGGTGAACTGGGACTCCACGTCCAGGCGCGGGTCCGGCTGCACCCCGGCCGCCCGCAGCGCCTCCTGGTAGCCGCGCCGCCGGTCGATGTGGGTGGTGAACGCCAGCTCGTCCTCGGGGTCGCCGGAGAGGTGCGCGATCCGGCGGTGGCCGAGGTCGAGCAGGTGACTCGTGGCGGTCCGGGCGGCGGCCACGTCGTCGATCCGTACGCTCGGCCAGCCGGGGACGACGGTGCCGGAGCTGACGATGACGCCGGGCAGGTCGAGCGTGGTGAGCACGGTCAGGTCCGCCGACCGCAGGGGGGTGGCGACCAACAGGACCCCGTCGGCCCGTTTGTGCAGGTTGGCGGTGCGCAGCACCCGCTGCCGGGCCTGCGGCTGGCCGCCGAGGTTGTAGAGGAGCAGGTCGTACCCGGCGGAGTGGAGGACCTCCTCGACCGCCTCGACCACGGTGCCGAAGAACCACCGGGTGATCCGGGGTACGACCACCGCGACCGTGCCGGTGCGGCCACCGGCCAGGCGGGAGGCGCTCGGTGAGATGGTGTAGTCGAGTTGCTCGGCGGCGGCGAGCACCCGTCTTCGGGTCGCCGCCGACACGGTGGGAAGGCCGCGCAGCGCCCGGGACACGGTGGCCGTGGAGACCCCCGCGAGCCTGGCAACGTCATCAATCCTGGTCACGGTCTCCCCGATCCGCTTACGTCGGCCGCCGCCCGCATGCCACGGGCGGCGGCCGACGCCGGAATCAGCCCTTGACGCTACCCGCGAGCAGGCCCCGCACGAAGTAACGCTGCAGGGACAGGAACACGATCAGCGGTACGACGATGGAGACGAACGCACCGGCGGTGAGCCGCTGCCACTCGTTGCCCCGGGTGCCGGCCATCTCGGCCAGCCGGACGGTGAGTGGCGCCGTCTCGTCGCCACCACCGGCGAAGATCAGCGCGACGAGCAGGTCGTTCCAGACCCAGAGGAACTGGAAGATGCCGAAGGCCGCCAGCGCAGGGGTGATCAGCGGCAGTACGACGGTGCGGAAGATCTTCGGGTGGGTGGCCCCGTCGACCCGTGCCGCCTCCATCAGGTCCTTCGGTAGCTGCGAGATGAAGTTGTGCAGCAGGAACACCGCCAGCGGCAGCGCGAAGCAGGTGTGCGCGAACCAGACCTGCACGAACTTCTGCTCGTCGGCGAGGTCCCACGCCGGCATCAGGGTGATGCCGCCGACGCTGACCCCGTTGGAGAAGAAGCTCAGCAGCGGCACCAGGGCCATCTGGAGCGGCACGATCTGCAACGCGAAGATGGCGATGTAGACCCAGTCCCGGCCCCGGAAGTTGATCCAGGCCAGGGCGTACGCGGCGAGCGCCGCGAAGGCCAGCGGGAAGAGCACCGACGGCAGCGTGATCACCAGCGAGTTGATGAAGTAGCTCGCCAACTGGCCGGAGGAGGACGACCGCCCGAAGAGGACCTGCTGGTAGTTCTCCAGGGTGACCTGTGGGTCGGTGAAGAACGTCCACCAGCCGGTGGACTTGATCTGGTCCTCCGGACGGAAGGACGAGATGAACAGACCGAAGGTGGGGATGGTCCAGACGACCGCGATGACGATGGAGACCAGCGTCGCGGTCCGGCTGTTCAGCCGCTTGCGGACCCGGGCGGCGGCGGTCGTCGCGCCTCCGCCAGTCTTCTGGGCGCCGGCGGCGACCGGGGGAGTGGTGGTGGTCATCTCAGCCCTCCCGCTGTTGCCGCAGGTTGCGGATCTGGTAGATCACGATCGGGATGACCAGGATGAAGAGGAAGACCGCCAGCGCGGCGCCCTGCCCGTTCTGGCCGTACCGGAATGCCTGGTTGTACATCTCGTTGGCGACCACGCTGGTGTCGTAGTTGCCGTTGGTGCTGGTCCGGACGATGTCGAAGACCTTCAGCGTGGCGATCGAGATGGTCACCACGACCACGATCAGGGCCGGTCGGATGCTCGGCAGGGTGACCTGCCAGAACATCTGCCACGGGTTGACGCCGTCCAGCCGGGCCGCCTCGACGATCTCGGCGGGGATGGCCTTGATCGCCGCGGAGAGCACCACCATGGCGAAACCGGCCTGGATCCACACCATGATCACGATGAGCAGGAGGGTGTTCAGCGGCGACTCGAGCAGCCACTGCTTTGGTTCCCCGCCGAGACTCACCACGATCTGGTTGAGCAGACCGATCTGCTCCTGGTCCTCGCTGCGGTAGGCGTAGACGAACTTCCAGATGATGCTGGCGCCGACGAAGGAGATCGCCATCGGCATGAAGATCAGCGACTTGGCGACCGCCTCCAGCCGCGCCTTGTCGACCATGACCGCGTAGAGCAGGCCGATGGTGGTGGCGATCAGCGGTACCAGGAGCACCCAGACCATGGTGTTGAGGATCACGCGCAGGATCTCGTCCTGAGCGAAGAGCCACCCGTAGTTGCGCAGCCCCACCCAGTTCTCGCTGCCGCCATCCATGAACGACAGGAGCGTGGTGCGGACCGCCGGCACGACCAGGCCGATGGTGAGCAACAGCACGGCGGGCAGCAGGAAGAAGAGCGCGAAGACGCCCTCCCGTGGCTTGGCGCGTCGACGGGACAGCGGCGCGCCGCTGGCCGCCGCGGCGACCAGTTGGGCCTCCCGACGACGGGCGAACCAGGCCGGGACCGCGTCCAGCAGCAGGAGCAGACCACCCACCACCACGACGAAGGCCACCAGGCCGTACAGCAACATGACGAGCTTCGGTGACTCGTCGGCGAAGTCGAAGTTCATCCGCACTCCCAGGGAATCGCGGCCCGGCGCCGGGGGCCCGGTCCGCGTGGCGCGGACCGGACCCCGGGCGACTTACTTGGGCCAGCTGCTCTCGATGGTGGAGAGCACGGTGGCGGTGTCCTTACCGTTGATCCACTCGATCATGCCCTTCCAGAAGGTCCCCGCGCCGACGGCGCCGGGCATCAGGTCGGAGCCGTCGAACCGGAAGACCGTCCCCTTGTCCTGGAGGATCTGGACGGAGAGCTTGTCGATCGGGTTGGCCACGTTCGCCGTGTCGAGCTTGTTGTTCGCCGAGACCCAGTTGCCGAGCTTGGCGCGGGCGTTGGCGTGCTCACCGGAGGCGAGGTACGTCTGCACCGCCTGGACCTCCGGGCGGTCGGCGAAGGCGACGGTGAACTCGCCGCCACCGAGCACCGGCTTGCCCTTGGACTCGTCGATGGCCGGGAAGTAGAACGCGAAGACGTCGCCGTCCTCGGCCACCTTGGTGTTCTCCGGCCACTGGTTGGCGTAGAAGGACGCCTGCCGGTGCAGGGCGCACTTGTTCTGCAGGATCGGCGTGCCGGCCTCCTGGAAGGAGGTGGTGGTGATGCTCTTGACGCCGCCGAAGCCGCCGTTGACGTACTTCTCGTTCTTGAGGATGGTGCCGGCCCGGTCGAGCGCCTCGGCGACCTTCGGGTCGTTGAACGGGATGCCGTGCGTGGTCCACTGGTCGTAGACCTCGGGGGTCTGCGTGCGCAGCATCAGGTCTTCGATCCAGTCGGTGGCCGGCCAGCCGGTCGCGTCACCCGACTCGATGCCGACGCACCACGGCTTGGTGCCGTCCGCGGCGATCTTGTCGCTCAGGGCGATGAGCTGGTCCCAGGTGGTCGGAACCTCCCAGCCCTTCTCCTTGAAGGTCTTCGGCGAGTACCAGACGAACGACTTCACGTTCGAGCCCAGCGGGGCGCCGTAGAACTTGCCGTCGACGGTGCTGTACTTCAGCCAGTCGGCCGAGTAGTTCTGCTCGGCCATCGACTTGGTGTCGGCCGAGGCCTCCTTGAGCTTGCCGGCCTGGGCGAACCGGGCCAGCAGGCCGGGCTGCGGGATGAACGCGATGTCCGGGGCGTTGCCGCCGTCGACGCGCACCTGGAGCTGCGCCTCGAACTCGCCGCTGCCCTCGTAGTCGATCTCGATGCCGGTGCAGTCCACGAACTGCTCCCAGGACTGCTCGAGCAGGTCGGCCTCGGCGTCCCGGATGGACGCGTAGATCGAGACCTTCTTGCCGTCGTTGCCCTTGTACTTCTCGTATGCCGAGCACTCCGCCGAGTTGGCGTTGCTGCCGCTGCTGTCGTCGTCGCTGCCGCAAGCGGTGGCGGCGAGCACCAGCCCCAGCGCACCGATGATCGCGATGGCCTGGCGTGGTCTGGCAGAGACCGCCATGCCGTCCTCCTTCAGTAGGCGGCGCGGTCGTAGCGGTGACCTCGCCGATCCGATTGGGCGTCTCCATATGTAAGCGCTTGCATTCGCATCGGTCCACCCCCTGTTGGACACGAGCAGGTAACAATCCCGAAACCCTGACGTCGGTTCGGACCGCGCCCCCTACCAGCCGAGGAACCTTTGATTGATCCCTTTCGACGGCTGGAGTTTTCTGTCACTCTGTCATCCAGCAATGGAAAGCTTTCGACATAGGAGGCTCTGGATGCGTAAGCGCTTGCTCACTCTGGCCGCGGCGGCCGGGTTGCTGGCCGCGACGGTCGTGGCGCCGGCGGCCCCGGCGATGGCGGCACCCACCTTCAAGGTGCCCTTCAAGTGCGGACAGGCCTGGTCCGGCCAGACCCGCACCAACCACAGCCCGGCGTACTCCATCGACTTCAACCGCACCGACGACCTCGGCGACCCGGTGGTGGCCAGCGCCCCCGGCACGGTGGACCGGGTGACGGACCTCGGTGGCACCAGCTACGGCAAGTACGTCCGGATCAGCCACAGCGGTGGCTACCACACCTACTACGCGCACCTCAACGGCTTCAACGTCTCGGTGGGCCAGTCCGTCGGCTACGGCTCGGTGATCGGCTACGTCGGCAGCACCGGCGGGTCGACCGGCCCGCACCTGCACTACGAGCAGCGGCTCAACGGCAGCGACATCCAGATCCGGTTCAACGGCGCCCTCGCGCTGTACTGGGGCACCAAGACCTACACCAGCGACAACGGCTGCTCCGGTTCGAGTGGATCCGGCACGGTGAACACCAGCGGCACCCCGCTGACCGTGCGCTCCGGGCCGGGCACCGGCTACAGCTCGGTGGGCACGGTCGCCGACGGCACCCGGGTCACCATCCAGTGCCAGACCACCGGTACCACCGTCACCGGCACCTACGGCACCAGCAACATCTGGGACCGGATCGGCTCCGGTCGCTTCATCGCCGACGCCTACGTCCACACCGGCTACGACGGCTTCATCCCCGGCGTGCCACGCTGCTGACCCCGCCCGCCGCCTTCTTCCCGGGCTGCCGGCAGAGCTGAGCCGACAGCCCGGGCCAAGGCGGTACGTCCCGCAGCGGCGCCGACCGCTGCGGGACCGGGGTGGTTGCTGCCCAGGTGGTTGCAGGGGACCCCTGCTACGCAGAAAGCGGTAACAGGGGACCCCTGCTACCAACCAGGCGCCAACCCCTGCCCCCTACCAGCGCCGCCCGGTCAGTTCAGCTGCCAGATGGCGAGGTTGAGGCACGCGGCGAAGGTCACCCAGGCCCAGTAGGGCAGCATCAGCAAGGTGGCCGGTCGGGACACCCGCCGGAAGAGGGCGACGGTGAGCCCGATCAGCAGCCAGAGCACGACGATGTCGAGGAAGGCCAGGCCGTACCGGCCCGCGCCGAAGAAGATCGGGGTCCAGGCCGCGTTCAGCACGAGCTGCGCCGTCCAGGCTCCGAGTGCGGGACCGAAGCCGACCCTGCGCCACACCAGCCATCCGGACACGGCGATCATGGCGTAGAGCAGGGACCAGACCGGACCGAACAGCCACGACGGGGGTGCCCAGGCGGGCTGGCGCAGACTGGCGTACTCGCCGGAGGTGTCCGAGACACCCAGTACCCCGATGCCGGCGGCGACGACCACCGCCGCACCGAAGCCGAGCAGGGCGAGCCACCGCCGGCCGTGCGTCCGGGTGGCGCTGTGGGTCGTCGTCATGTCCGCAGAGGTCCCCGGACGGGCCGTACGGCAAACCCGTCAGCCGGAGGGCCGCCGACACGAAGCGCCGGGGCCGTCGGTCCGGGTTCTCCTGTCGGGAGGACGGAGATCCCGGTACGACGACCCCGGCGGGTCTTCGGGGGGATACGGACTACGGACGTCAACTGAAGATGCTGACGCCACCTGGGCCGACCAGCAGGCCCACCACGATGAGGACGACGCCCCACAGGATCTGCCGGCGGAACAGCGCCATGATGCCGGCGACCACGAGTACGACTGCGAGAATCCAGAGAATCAGCTCCATGACCGCTGAGTACCCGACCGTCTGATTCGGGAAACCTGCGCTCAGTCGGTGTGGTTGCCCAGATGGAAGATGCTGTAGGCCTGCTTGATCACGGGGTGCGCGACGTTGCGGACCCGGACCCCGCCGGGCGTGGTGCCGCGCTCGCTGCCGGCGTGCGCGTGGCCGTGCAGGGCCAGTGCGGTGGGCGCCGAGTCGATCGCCTGACCGAGCTGGTACGAGCCGAGGAACGGGTAGATCTCCAGAGGTTCCCCGGCGAGGGTGTCCGGCACCGGCGCGTAGTGCGTCAACGCCACCAGCACGTCGCACTCCAACCCGCGCAGCGCCTCGCCCAGCCGGTCGGCGCTGTCGGTGGTGGTCCGGACGAACGCCTTCATCTCCGGCTCGCCGAAGTCGCTGGCGCAGCGCCCGGCGAACCCGCCGCCGAAGCCCTTCACCCCGGCGACCCCGAGCCGGTGGCCGCCGAAGTCCAGCACCACGCCGTTGCCCTCCAGCACGGTGATGCCCGCGTCCTCCAGCACCTTCACCACCTGCGGCACCTGGTCGCACTGGTGGTCGTGGTTGCCGAGCACGGTCAGCACCGGCACGCCGAGCCCGCCGAACTCCTCGGCCACGCAGCGCGCCTCGTTCTCGGTGCCGTGCCGGGTGAGGTCACCGGCGAGCAGCAGGACGTCGGCGCAGTCCGGCAGTTCCTCCAGGGCCGGCCGGAAACGGCCCACCACGTCCTCGTCCAGGTGTACGTCGCCGACTGCGGCGATCCGGATCATGCTGTACTCCTCCTCACGGCAGCTCCTCGACCTCGGTGGGAGCCTGGGCCCGGATCACCCCGATGTCGCTGGTGACCGGTACGTCCGGAAAGCGCTCGTTCACCCGGCGCAGGATCTCGTCGCAGCGGTGCTCGCTCTCCACTTCGCCGGAGAGCACCAGCCCGTGTTCCCGCCGGGCCACGGTGATGCCCTGCTCGGCGATGTCCGGGTCCTCGGTCAGCAGTCGCTGGATCTCGGCCTCGACGTACTCGTCGGGCGGTCCGGTGGCGGCGCTGAGGTGATGGGTCACGGTTGCTCCCTTCCTTCCGGGCCGGAGTACGGCACCACGTCGAGTCGGTCCAGCAGCACCAGGAACGCCTCGGCGTACGGGGAGTGCTGGGTCTCCTTCCGTACCCGTTCCCAGTCGATCTGCTCCCGCAGGGAACGGGCGAGGGGGAGGCCACGGGCGAAGTCGCAGTAGTGCTGGGAGAAGCTGAGCAGTTTGTGCACCATGAGTTGGCTGGCCGACAGCACCGGCATGTGGATCGCGTCGACCGGCCGGACCACGGTGTCGGAGAAGGTCTCCTCGGTCACCGGCGTCTCGATCGGCCGGTGGATCAGGTCCACCATGCGGCCGTCGTCGTAGACCTTGACCAGCCAGTCCTCCGGCGGACGCTCGGCGGTGAAGCCGTCCGCCACGAGCGCCTCCAGGGCCGACTCGACGTCCTGGTGGCGGATCAGGAAGTCCACGTCGTGCTCGCTGGAGTGTCCGCCGTGCGCGTAGACGGCGAAGCTGCCGCCCAGGGCGAAGGGGATGTCGGACTGCTTCAGCACAGCGGCGACCCGCTTGAGGGTGTGCAACAGACTGGCGTCCCCGTTTTGTGCCATCGAAGTCTCCCTGGTCGGTGGGCGGAACAGGTGCTCGCAGTGAAGTTGCGTACCCGGCATTCCGATCGGCCACACCTGTCACCAGGGCGGAGCCTGGACAGAAAGCGAGGTAAGTCCGATCCGGGTAGGTATGACCGTAGGTTGGCTATCTATGAAGCAGGCGTCGGATATCCTCGGGAGGGTGGCCAGATCACTGGGGGCGCGGCGCGGCACGGCCCGACTGCGCGCCGTCGCCCTGATCGGCATCGACGGCTCGGGCAAGACGACCCAGGCGCACCGGCTCGCCGACGCCCTCACCCAGGCCGGACTGCCGGCCACCTACCACCGCAACGCGGGCGGACGCGCCTGGCTCGGCCGGCTCGCCCAGCGGCTCGGCCGCCGCGACGCCCAGGGACTGCTGGGTAACCGGGGCATGCTCGCCGTCGAGTCGACACTGCGCTGGCTCGCCATCGCGCGGGCGCTGCTCGGCACCCTGCTCACCGGCCGGACGGCGGTGATGGACCGGTACGCCGTCTGCCAGTACGCCAGCATCCGCGCCCATGACGGCCGGCGGGGCGAGCGGCTGGCCCGGATCACCTACCGGCTCTTCCCGGCCCCGCAGGTCACCTTCCTGCTCGCGGTCGAGCCGGCCGAGGCGTACCAGCGGATCGAACGGCGCGGCACCGACCACGAGCCGATCGAATACCTCGTGGCAGCCGACGCGGCGTACCGCTCGCTGCCGGAGTTCCCGACGTTCGTGGTGATCGACGCCAACCGGACCCCGGACGAGGTGACCCGGCAGATCCGCGACCACCTGGCGGCCTGGTTGCCGGCCACCGGTTCGCCGGTGTCCCGGCCACCCCTGCTCGCCCCACTGGCGGCCCCCGCCCGCTCGTGACCCCGGAGGGGAGCGGTCAGGCGCGACCGTGCACCGGGACGGCCGCGCCGCTGGTCGGCGCGGACTCGTCGCTGGCCAGGAAGCGCACCACCGGGGCGATCTCCGCCGGGTCGACCCACCGGCTGTGGTCGGCGTCGGGCTGGGCGGCCCGGTTGGCCGGGGTGTCGATCACGCTCGGCAGGACGGTGTTGCAGCGCACCCCGCTGGCGCGGTACTCCACCGCGACCGCGTTGGCGAACGCCAGCACCGCCGCCTTGGCGGTCACGTAACCCGCCGCACCGGGGAAGGGCGCGAGCGCGGCGCGCGCCGACACGCAGACCACCGCGCCACCCCCGGCCGCCGTCAACCGGGGCAGCGCCGCCCGGGTGACCAGGTACGTCGGGCGCAGGTTCAGGGTGAGCATCCGCTCGAACTCGTCGACCGGTGTCTCGTGCACCAGCCCGCCGCTGGCGTACCCGCCGACCAGGTTGACCACCGCGCGCAGCGGGGCCGACGGTTCGCCCGCGGCCACCTCCACCGCCCGGGCCGCCCCGGCCGGATCGGTGAGGTCGGCGGCGACGGTGAGCGACCCGCCACCGTCGCCCGGACGCAGGTCGGCGACGACCACCCGCCAGCCCGCCGCCGTGAAGGCGGCGGTCACCGCGCCGCCCAGCCCGCCCGTGCCACCCGTGACCAGTACGCTCCGCTCCGCCATGCGGCACACGCTAGCGGTTCCGTGCGGGTGCCGGCGGCCATCCGTGCTGTCGACGGAGGTTCCGTGCGACCGGTAGACCGGGGATCGTTACGGGTGCGGGGCGTAGTTGTGCGGGTGCCACCGGGTGCCGGCGGCGGGGACGTGCGTGGTGGCGGATCCGCGCCGCGACCCGGTTGCGCCCAGGGCGTAACCCTTCTGCCCAGGGCTAACCGGCCTGGTGGTTCGCCCTGCCCGGGGCGCAGCATCGTCGCCATGCGACTCCTCATCCTCGGTGGCACCCAGTTCCTCGGTCGGGCGACGGCGCGGCTCGCCGTAGCGCAGGGGCACGACGTCACGTGCGTCGCCCGGGGCACCTCGGGCACACCTGTGGCGGGCGTGCGCTTCGTCGCGGCGGACCGGTCCGACCCGGCCGGGCTCGCCCCGCTCGACGGCGAGCGGTTCGACGCGGCGATCGACGTGACCCGGTGGCTGGACCAGGCCCACCACACCGTCGCCGCCCTCGCCGGTCGGGTCGGCCACTGGTCCTTCGTCTCCAGCATCTCCGTCTACGCCGGCTTCGCGGCCCCGGGCGGAGGCGTGGCGGACACCCCGCTGCTGCCGCCGGCCCCGGAGGGCGTGACCGGCCCCGGACCCGACTTCCAGTGGTACGGCGAGTGCAAGGTCAGCATCGAGAACCTGTACGCCGAGGCGGTCGAGCGGCTCTTCGTCTGCCGGGCCGGCCTGATCATCGGGCCCGAGGACCCGAGCGACCGGTTCCCGTACTGGGTGCGGCGGCTCGCGGCCGGCGGCGAGGTGCTCGCCCCCGGGGCGCCGGACGACCCGGTGCAGTACGTCGACGTCGACGACCTGGCCGCCTGGCTCCTGCACGCCGCCGTGACCGACCTCACCGGCACCTACGACGGCATCGGCGCGCCGGTGCCCCGGGTGGAGGCCCTGCACGGGATCGCGGCCGGTGTCGGCTCACCCGAACCGCGATTGACCTGGGTGAATGGCGCCTTCCTCCAGTCCCGGGAGATCCGCCCCTGGTCGGGGGAGCGTTCCCTGCCGTTGTGGGTGCCCGGTGCCGAGTGGGCCGGCTTCCTCGCCCGGGACGCCCGCCCCGCGCTCGCGGCCGGACTGGTCACCCGGCCGGTGTCGGAGACCGCCCGGAGGACCCTGACCTGGATGGACGCCGATCCCGGGGCCGTCCGGCAGGGTGGACTCGACCCGGTGGACGAGGCGGCCGTCCTGCGGGAATGGCACGCTGACGGTGGGCGGTGACCACTCGGAACGAGTTTTCCCGATAAGCCGGATCGTGGTTGACGCCTACGCCTGATGAAAGTAAGTTTCATCCGTGGCGAAGAGTCCGAAGATTTCCGCGAGGAACGAGCCCGGTGATCCAGCGCGAAGCGGGCCGGGCGGGTCCGCGAGCCGGAGCCACGAGACCGGGGGCCTGATCGTCCACATCAGCGGCCTGCTGCCCTCGCTCTCCCCGGCCGAACAGCGGGTCGCCCGCCTGGTCGTCGCCGACCCGGCCGATGCCGCCCGCCGGACCATCACCGACCTCGCCACCGCCGCCGAGACGTCGGAGGCGACGGTCATCCGCTTCTGCCGCTCCGTCGGCATGGACGGTTACCCGCAGCTGCGGATCCGGCTCGCCGCCGAGGCGGCGCGCCGGATCGAGCCGCCGGACGCCCGGGTCGTCGGGGGTGACATCCCACCCGGCGCCGACCTCGCCCAGATCATCGCCACCATCGCGTTCAACGACGCCCGTGCGGTCGAGGAGACGGCCGAGCAGCTCGACCCGGCCGTGTGCGAGCAGGTGGTAGAGGCGATCTCCCAGGCCGGCCGGATCGACATCTACGGCGCCGGAGCCAGCGGGTTCGTCGCCTCGGACTTCCAGCAGAAGCTGCACCGGATCGGCCGCACCGCCTTCTACTTCCCCGACGTGCACACCGCGCTCACCTCGGCCGCCCTGCTCGGCCGGGGTGACGTGGCGCTGGGCATCTCGCACACCGGGACGACCTCGGACGTCATCGAGGTGCTGGAGCAGGCGCGCGCCCAGGGGGCGGCCACCGTCGCGCTGACCAACTACCCCCGGTCGCCGATCACCGAGGGCGCGGACTTCGTCCTCACCACGGCGGCCCGCGAGACGACGTACCGCTCCGGGGCGATGGCCAGCCGACTCGCCCAGCTCACCGTGGTCGACTGCCTCTTCGTCGGGGTCGCCGCCCGCAACCGTGCCAAGGCCCGGAAGGCCCTGGAGGTCACCGCCGAGGCGGTCCGCTCCCACCGTGTCGGCTCCACCCGGAGGAAGGCATGACCACCGACCAGGTGCCGTCCGAGGTCCGTCCGGTGGTCCGGGTGGGCGCGCCGACCGAACGGCGTAACCCGCTCAGCGCCGACCTCGACCTGATGTCCACCCGGGACATGCTCGCGGTGATCAACGAGGCGGACCGGCGGGCGCCGGCGGCCGTCGCGGAGGTGCTCGACGAGATCGCCGCCGCCGTCGACCTTGCGGTGCCCGCGCTGCGCGACGGACACCGGGTGCACTACTTCGGCGCGGGCACGTCGGGCCGGCTCGGCGTGCTCGACGCGGTCGAGCTCATCCCCACCTTCAACATTCCCCGGCACTGGTTCTGCGCCCACCTGGCCGGCGGTCAGGGGGCGATGTGGCGGGCGGTCGAGGACGCCGAGGACAACCACGCCACCGGGGCGGCCGAGGCGAACGAGTGCGTGGCCCCCGGTGACGTCGTGGTCGGCCTGGCCGCCAGCGGACGCACCCCGTACGTTCTCGGGGCGCTGGCCGCGTCTCGGGCCCGGCAGGCCGCGACGGTGCTGCTCTGCGCCAACCCGGAGGCGGAGGCCGCCCGGG encodes:
- a CDS encoding M23 family metallopeptidase, whose product is MRKRLLTLAAAAGLLAATVVAPAAPAMAAPTFKVPFKCGQAWSGQTRTNHSPAYSIDFNRTDDLGDPVVASAPGTVDRVTDLGGTSYGKYVRISHSGGYHTYYAHLNGFNVSVGQSVGYGSVIGYVGSTGGSTGPHLHYEQRLNGSDIQIRFNGALALYWGTKTYTSDNGCSGSSGSGTVNTSGTPLTVRSGPGTGYSSVGTVADGTRVTIQCQTTGTTVTGTYGTSNIWDRIGSGRFIADAYVHTGYDGFIPGVPRC
- a CDS encoding TspO/MBR family protein; amino-acid sequence: MTTTHSATRTHGRRWLALLGFGAAVVVAAGIGVLGVSDTSGEYASLRQPAWAPPSWLFGPVWSLLYAMIAVSGWLVWRRVGFGPALGAWTAQLVLNAAWTPIFFGAGRYGLAFLDIVVLWLLIGLTVALFRRVSRPATLLMLPYWAWVTFAACLNLAIWQLN
- a CDS encoding GPGG-motif small membrane protein yields the protein MELILWILAVVLVVAGIMALFRRQILWGVVLIVVGLLVGPGGVSIFS
- a CDS encoding metallophosphoesterase family protein, whose translation is MIRIAAVGDVHLDEDVVGRFRPALEELPDCADVLLLAGDLTRHGTENEARCVAEEFGGLGVPVLTVLGNHDHQCDQVPQVVKVLEDAGITVLEGNGVVLDFGGHRLGVAGVKGFGGGFAGRCASDFGEPEMKAFVRTTTDSADRLGEALRGLECDVLVALTHYAPVPDTLAGEPLEIYPFLGSYQLGQAIDSAPTALALHGHAHAGSERGTTPGGVRVRNVAHPVIKQAYSIFHLGNHTD
- a CDS encoding nucleotidyltransferase gives rise to the protein MAQNGDASLLHTLKRVAAVLKQSDIPFALGGSFAVYAHGGHSSEHDVDFLIRHQDVESALEALVADGFTAERPPEDWLVKVYDDGRMVDLIHRPIETPVTEETFSDTVVRPVDAIHMPVLSASQLMVHKLLSFSQHYCDFARGLPLARSLREQIDWERVRKETQHSPYAEAFLVLLDRLDVVPYSGPEGREQP
- a CDS encoding dTMP kinase; the encoded protein is MKQASDILGRVARSLGARRGTARLRAVALIGIDGSGKTTQAHRLADALTQAGLPATYHRNAGGRAWLGRLAQRLGRRDAQGLLGNRGMLAVESTLRWLAIARALLGTLLTGRTAVMDRYAVCQYASIRAHDGRRGERLARITYRLFPAPQVTFLLAVEPAEAYQRIERRGTDHEPIEYLVAADAAYRSLPEFPTFVVIDANRTPDEVTRQIRDHLAAWLPATGSPVSRPPLLAPLAAPARS
- a CDS encoding SDR family oxidoreductase, which codes for MAERSVLVTGGTGGLGGAVTAAFTAAGWRVVVADLRPGDGGGSLTVAADLTDPAGAARAVEVAAGEPSAPLRAVVNLVGGYASGGLVHETPVDEFERMLTLNLRPTYLVTRAALPRLTAAGGGAVVCVSARAALAPFPGAAGYVTAKAAVLAFANAVAVEYRASGVRCNTVLPSVIDTPANRAAQPDADHSRWVDPAEIAPVVRFLASDESAPTSGAAVPVHGRA
- a CDS encoding NAD-dependent epimerase/dehydratase family protein, with protein sequence MRLLILGGTQFLGRATARLAVAQGHDVTCVARGTSGTPVAGVRFVAADRSDPAGLAPLDGERFDAAIDVTRWLDQAHHTVAALAGRVGHWSFVSSISVYAGFAAPGGGVADTPLLPPAPEGVTGPGPDFQWYGECKVSIENLYAEAVERLFVCRAGLIIGPEDPSDRFPYWVRRLAAGGEVLAPGAPDDPVQYVDVDDLAAWLLHAAVTDLTGTYDGIGAPVPRVEALHGIAAGVGSPEPRLTWVNGAFLQSREIRPWSGERSLPLWVPGAEWAGFLARDARPALAAGLVTRPVSETARRTLTWMDADPGAVRQGGLDPVDEAAVLREWHADGGR